CTGATTCGAAAACCTCGATTAAACTTACGTAAATATTTTCAAATACTCTATTTTTTACACTAGCATAAGCTAAGAACCAACCTGTTACAATAGCAAATAATATAGTAATCCAAACTCTTCCTATACTAGCCAGAGAGGCTAAAATCATAGTGATTAATAGAGATAAATTCATTTTTTATCATCTTCATTTACTTTTACTTTTTTACTCACTGGTGTTAATAATTTATATAAGGTATCTAGGTATTCTGCAAATTTAGGATCTCTCGGATCTCTAGGCCTTTCTAGTTCTACTTTTATTTCCCCCACAACTCTAGCTGGGCTTTCATTTAAAACGTAAATCCTATCAGATAATTCAACAACTTCATTTAAATTATGAGAGACTAGAACAGCTGCTCTAAGGTTTGTCTCTGGCGAGAATATCATTTGATATATTTCTTGTCTCAGACCTTCAGCAGTTAACTCATCTAAATGAGAAAAGGGTTCATCCATTAGAAGTACAATTGGTTCAGCTGCTAATGCTCTAGCAATAGCAATTCTTTGTCTCATACCCCCACTAAGTTGTTTAGGATATAAGTTTTCAAAACCAGATAGTCCTACAATTTCTAACATTTTTCTAGCTATTTTATCCTCTTCTTCTTTTGATAATTTTCTGTATTTTAAACCAAGTTTCACATTTTCCAGGGCTGTCATCCAGGGAAATGTTGCAATTGATTGATGAACTAAAGCAATTTTTGGAGTTGGTTTAGTTATTTTCTTTCCAAGTAGTCTAACTTCTCCTTCTTTAGGTTGAATAAATCCTCCTAATATTCTTAATAAAGTTGACTTTCCTATGCCAGAAGGACCTACAATAGTTATTAATTCTTTATCAAATGCTGTTATGTTAACTCCTTTGAACACAAAGTTATCATCTATATAAGCGTAGGCTAAATTTATTCCTTCTAAGATTCTTCCATCTGACCACCGGGATTAAGTTTTTCAAAATACTTATAAGCTTTTCTATTTTCTTAATCATAAGGCTATACTATTTAATATCATGAGTGTAAGTAATTAAATTTAAATTTCGTTAAACTCCGTTCAAAATGCAAAATCTAAAGAATATATGTATAAATATATCAATTTCAAAAGATCGAAAGCAAAGTTTATTAGAAAGTAATGTGTAATTTTAAATGATAAAAATGGCTTTCACAGTAACGGATACGGCGTTATTAATAGTCGTTGCAATAATATTGATATTTGGAGCCTCTAAGCTGCCAGATATTTTTAGAAACTTAGGAAGAGCTACTGGAGAATTTAAGAAGGGGCAGTTAGAGGCTCAAATGGAATTAGCACAGCTACAACAAATGCAACAACCACAGCAACAACAAGCTAGAGAGAAAGAATTACAGAGTAAAATTGATGAATTACAAAAACAATTAGAAGAATTAAAGAAACAACAACAATCACAAAATAAGTGATTTTCTTTTTTCTTAAGGTGATTTAAATGATTGGAAGTTTAGATGATTTTTTAATTGTTGTTCTTGTAGGAATATTATTATTTGCAGGAGATAAAAATTCTGTTAATTCTATTAAGAGTGTCCTAAAAGGATATAATGAATTTAAGAAGAGAAGGGATGAATTAGTAGCTGAACTAAGAAGAGAGATTAATGATATAGCAGAAGAATCTTCTACTCCCATTAGAGATGTTTCTCAACATTTTAAGCAAGGAGTAGAGAGCTTAAATAATAGTTATTTACAAGCTAGAAATAATTTCCAAGATATGAAAGTTAAACTTCTTGAAGAGAGAATAAAGGAACTTGAGGAAGAAATAGAGAAACTTAAAAAACAGACAAAAAGTGATACTAAATGAGTTTTCAAAAACCTACTACTGATAAAGAGGCTCCACTAATAGAACATTTAAAGGAGTTAGGTATTAGAATTAGAAATGCTATTATTTATATTTCAATATTTTTCGTAATTTATTTCGCATTTGGAATTTCTACGACAAAAATTGGTTCTTATACAGTTCCTATTATATATCCTACGATTTATCATAGTATTGCAATACAATTCACTGATACTTTTTTAGAAAGAGAAAAACCAGTTGGTTTACATCTAATTACTCTTAATCCTTTTGATCCTCTATATGCTTCAATGTACGTTTCATTTCTTTTAGCGCTAATTACTACTTTTCCCCTAGTTTTTAGAGAATTTTGGGCTTTTGTAGCCCCAGGATTATATGAGCATGAAAAAAGAACCATAAGGAGAGTATTATTACCAGCTACTGTTCTTTTTTTGGCTGGAGCTTCCTTTGCTTATTTTATAATAATACCTTTTATGATGCTATTCGTATATAGGCTAGATTTAATGTTAGGAGTTGAGCCTACATTAAGTTTAAGGTCTTATGTAAGCACAATAGTTAACTTAATGATAGCTGTAGGTGGTTCATTCGAGTTTCCTCTGGTTATGACATCTTTAACTCAGTTAGGTTTAGTAAAAGCAAAAACGTGGAGAGATAACTGGAGGTGGGGCGTTTTAGTCTCTTTTATAATAGCGTGGATCGTTTCTCCTGGAACTACAGGAGGTCTAATAGAAACAACAATTGCAGTAACTCTGTCAACTTTATATTTTGTAGGAGTTCTAGTTTCGTCAATTATCGAAAAAAGAAGGTCGAATAAAGAAAAAGAGTTACTAGTGAAATAACAAAAATCGAACATATTTTAAAATAATATTTATTTTCTTCTTTTCCTTCTTATAATTCGTGCCTCAAACATTAACTGAAAAAATTTTAAGCAGAGCTGCTGGGAAATCAGTCAGTCCGGGTGATGTAGTAGAAATAAATGTAGATATAGCCGCATTCCATGACTTGACTGGTTATCATGTTATAGAAGTAATGGAAAAAGCTGGAATGCTAAAAGTTTTTGATAAGCAAAAAATAGTTATTGCTTTTGATCATTTAGCACCACCACCTGATGTTAGAAGTGCAGAAATACAAACCCAAATAAGAAAGTTTGTTAAACAATTAAGTATACCTAATTTTCATGATATAAACGTAGGAATTCTACATCAAATATTATTAGAAAAATATGCAAACCCTGGATATGTTATAGTTGCAGCTGATAGCCATACAACTACTTCTGGAGCTGTTGGTGCATTTGCGCAAGGATTAGGTGCAAGCGATGTTGCAGCTGCTGTGATAACTGGCAAAACATGGATAATGGTTCCTCAACCTTTCAAGATAACATTAGAGGGTAAACCCGGTAAATGGATAAATGGTAAAGATGTTTCCTTAAAAATTCTTGGAGACTTTAAGGCTGATTACTTTAATGGAATGAGCATTGAAGTTTTTGTTAAAGAACCTTCAGCATTTCCAATGGACTTTAGGGCTACTGTCTCTAATATGGGAATTGAAATGAATGCTGATGCGTTAATGTTTGTACCAGATGAAGAAACTATAAACTATATAAAAACTAACAGAGGTTACGAACCACCAACAATTAGACCGGATGAAGAGGCTAAATATGTTGATGAATACACAATTGAGCTTAATAAATTAGAGCCTTTAGTTGCTGCCCCTCATAGTGTCGATAATGTTAAAACTGTAAATGAAGTTGAAGGATTAGATGTGGATCAAGTTTACATTGGTTCTTGCACAAATGGTAGGTTAAGTGATTTTGAAATGGCAGCCAAAATATTGAAAGGTAAAAGAGTTAAAACTAGATGCATAGCGATTCCAGCCTCATATGATTTATTTAAGAAAGCGATGGATTTAGGCTATATCGAGATTTTAGTAAATGCTGGATGTGTAGTAACTTATGGTACATGTGGTCCTTGTTTAGGTGGGCACTTTGGTGTTGCTGGTCCTGGTGAAACTATTGTTTCGACAAGCTCAAGAAACTTTAAAGGAAGAATGGGAAGTAATGATTCAAAAGTATATTTATCTGGTCCAGCCGTTGCTGCGGCAACAGCTTTAGAGGGTAAAATAACTGATCCGAGGAGATTCTCATGATAGTCGAAGGAAAAGTATTGAAATTTGGAGATAAAATAGATACTGATATTATAATACCTGCAAGGTATTTAAAATATACTGATCCTCAGTATTTAGCTCAACATGCGATGGAGCCGTTAGACCCAGAATTTTATAAGAAAGCATCAGCTGGAGTAATATTAGTAGCTGGTAAAGTATTTGGAATGGGATCTTCAAGAGAACAAGCAGCCATTGCGTTAAAGGCTGCTGGAGTTAAGGCGATTATTGCTGAATCTTTTGCTAGAATATTTTACAGAAATGCTATTAATAATGGATTACCCGCAATCGTTTTGCCAGATGCGACAAAGTTAATAAATCAAGATGATTATGTTAAGGTTAACGTAGAAACTGGAGAAATAATTGTAAATAACCAGAAAGTGTATAAAGGAAGAGGAATAACTGGAATGCCATTAAAAATTCTTGAAAGCGGCGGATTATTAGATTATTTGAAGAAAGTTTCAGTAAAGGGTTAGAGAGTTCTCCGAAATAAAAAAGCTTTTTTATGATCTTATCTATTTTAATATATGAAAATTACTTTCGTTATACTCTCTCTCATTTTTATGTTAATTGATGAACCAATTGCTCTCTTAACTTTAGAAAGAATTTACGGTTATAAAGTGTATTCCCTTGCATTATCTTTATGGTTCTTAATTCCATATTCTTTACTCATATTCTTTATAGAGTATATGATAGTTAGTAGCTTATCTTTAATATTAGCTAAATTTTTGCATTTCTTAAAACATTTAAGAGCCTTTCATTAGGTTTATTATTCCACTGATTTTCAAAAACTAGTTCCTCGAGCGGCAATCTCTTATTCCATCCTTTTTCTTCTAGTTCTGGAACTTCTGGAAATTTTGTAACATAACAAAGTGTCAGATATGCAATTAATTCTACGTTATCTGGAATTCCAAGAATTTTCTTCACATCCTCTTTTTTGAAGAAGCTAACCCACCCAACTCCTATTCCTTCTGCTGTTGCAGCTAACCATAAATTTTCTATTGCTAAAACTGTAGAATAATTACATGTTTCTGGAATAGTACGTCTTCCTAAAACATGAGGTCCAAATCTGTTGAAATCGCAAGTAACAGCCAAATTTATTGGCGATTCCATTATTGCATCAATTTTTATATTATCAAAAATTTTCTTTCTACTTTCATCTAAAAGATTCTTAAATTCTTCTCTTTCTTTATCAACTAGTTCCTTTATTCTTCTCTTTATTTTCTCATCTTTAATTATAATGAAATTCCATGGCTGAGAGTAACCTACAGAAGGACCTAAATGGGCTGAAAGCAAAAGCTTTGCCAAAACTTCATCTGGTATGGGATCGCCTTTACAGTAACTTCTTACATCTCTTCTCTTTTTTATTGCTTCATATAAATCCATGGATAAGTTATCCACATATTAGAATAAAAATTATTTAGCTAAATAAAGTTGTGTAGCTTTTACTCCTTCTCCTAGCTTTATATCTTCTCCTAACCTTTTTAGTGCCCTTTCAATCGATGCTATTGTAGAAATTGCATCATTTTCTGTTACCCATCCCATATGACCTATTCTAAAGTACTTGCCTTGTAATGCTGGATGTACGCCCGGAGCAAGTTCAATTCCTTCAGAAATTACTTCTGAAAGTACATTTCCTGCATTTACTTTCTTAACCAAAACACCAGTAACAGTATTACTATATGCCTCTGGTTTTCTAGCTACAATATCTAAACCCATTCCTTCAACTCCAGCCCTTATTGCCCCTGCGATTTTTTCATGCCTTTTTATTCTATTATCTAATCCTTCTTCGTCTATGATTATCTTTAAGGCCTCAGCTAACATTAAAATTGTGTGAACTGGAGGAGTTGAGAAGTAAGATGCTTTTCCATCTTCCATGTTAGTCATTACTGGCAACCAGTTTCTTAGATCTAAATAATAGCCAGCAACGCTTTTCTCCTCTTTTAATTTTTCTATTGCATTGCTCGAAAGAACTAACAATCCCATCCCTGGTGGGACTCCTATAGCTTTTTGGCTAGCAGTTAAATAGACGTCAACATTCCAATCTTTTGCTTTAACCTCTTCTGCTCCAACACTAGAAACTCCATCCACGACTACTAAATCCACATAGTCCCTTACAGCTTTTACGCTTTCCCTTATAGGTTGTCTAACTCCAGTGCTTGTCTCTACATGTGTGAATGTTACTAATTTATACTTTTCCCTCTTTACCTCTTTTTCTACTGTTTCTGGTTCTACATAATATCCAGGTTCAGCTTTTAATACATTTACCTGGACTGGATATTTTTTAAATATGTTTATCCATCTATCACCGAATACACCATTAGTAACTACTAATACTTTTTCTCCTTCCTTTAGAAGGGAAGTAACGCTTTCCATTGCTGATGTTCCGCCACCAGGTATAATGAATGGTTGATACGTTTTATCTACTTGAAATAATTCTCTAATTTTCTTTAGAGAAAACTGAAATGCTTGGACAAATTCTGGTGATGTAAAGCCCACGTTATTTTTTAACCCTGCGTAAAGGATTCTATCCAGAATGTTTACTGGACCCACATGCATCAAAATTCGTTTTTCTTTTTGTATCATGAGATACATGACGTGAATTGGTATTTATTCTTTTTATTCTCTCGGAAAGGAAACTTTTTGCTAAAAATCTATTTTTAATTCAAGTATTATCTTGGTGTCTTTATTTGATAATACTGACTAATATATTAAACATGATTGACTTAGCTAATTATACTGTTCTAAGAAGGACTTATGAGAATTTTAGGTCAGAACTCTCTAGCTGTATAAACATTAAAGAACTAAAATTAAAAGTTCAGAAGTTCTTGTCTTTTATATCTTCTATTGAAGCAGAAGAAAACTTAATAGAGTTTATTACAAAACAAAAGGAGATTGCTAAAAGATTACTTCTAGTAATAAATATTCGTTATGTTATATTCTTCTTATATAGGTATTTGGTACATAAACTTCTATCAGAGCTCCTATCTTTAATCAATAGGGCCTTATCTATTTTAAACTATAGATGATCTAATACATTCTTCAATTTTTTTCACATCTTCTTCTGGTATTGGTCTTTTTAAATTTGCTGGGACATTTCTCAAATACTTAGAGAATTGAAATTTGTCCTCTATGAAGGATAGAGATCTTATTAAGTCTTTCGAATCGCATTCACCAACTAAGATAGGTTCGAGTTTAATTCTATAAACTTCAACTGCTTTCCCTACTAGTTTTTCATTAGGAAATAAGACTGTTTCGTCGTAATACCAATCCGATATTACTTTAAATATTCCTACAAATTTTCCTCCATACTTTTTAGCATAATATTTTCCTACGTAGAAAATGATGTAATCTCCAGGCTTGATATACTTTTGTGGTGATTCTCTTCTAAATCCAAACACGTGAGTTTTGAGAATAGTCTCCCACATGTCTTCTTGTACTGGTATAATCCAGTAAGCCATCAATATTAAAACTTCGTTAATAGAATATTTAAAGGTATTGTAATGGTACCGCTTGAAAACTAGAGGTTAAATAAGGGGTATGAATAAGGGTAAATTTATTAGTTCTAAGATTAGAGTAATCATGTGAAAAAGCTATTTCTGTTTGTTACTCCTAAAAGACATTCTTCTATTGAGGATTACGAGCTTGATATGCTATACAAGATTTCCGATAAGTTTGATTTAGGCGACTTAACAGAATATAGTAGATGGAGTGAAGGAAACGTAAATTTTATTTATGCTAGATTTAAAGGTGGATCAGTTAAAATTAGATATATCGAAGGAAAAGAAGGAATAGCACTCATTAGAATAAAAAAACATTACTTAAATAAGAACAAGGATTTCAGCTAACATAATTGCAAATAAACCAGACATAAATATTCCATCAAACGTTCCCATGCCTCCTATACTTACTAACTGAGGACTTGAGTCAATAATCTTTTTAAGATTAAGT
The nucleotide sequence above comes from Sulfurisphaera javensis. Encoded proteins:
- a CDS encoding EVE domain-containing protein; this encodes MAYWIIPVQEDMWETILKTHVFGFRRESPQKYIKPGDYIIFYVGKYYAKKYGGKFVGIFKVISDWYYDETVLFPNEKLVGKAVEVYRIKLEPILVGECDSKDLIRSLSFIEDKFQFSKYLRNVPANLKRPIPEEDVKKIEECIRSSIV
- a CDS encoding alanine--glyoxylate aminotransferase family protein, with amino-acid sequence MIQKEKRILMHVGPVNILDRILYAGLKNNVGFTSPEFVQAFQFSLKKIRELFQVDKTYQPFIIPGGGTSAMESVTSLLKEGEKVLVVTNGVFGDRWINIFKKYPVQVNVLKAEPGYYVEPETVEKEVKREKYKLVTFTHVETSTGVRQPIRESVKAVRDYVDLVVVDGVSSVGAEEVKAKDWNVDVYLTASQKAIGVPPGMGLLVLSSNAIEKLKEEKSVAGYYLDLRNWLPVMTNMEDGKASYFSTPPVHTILMLAEALKIIIDEEGLDNRIKRHEKIAGAIRAGVEGMGLDIVARKPEAYSNTVTGVLVKKVNAGNVLSEVISEGIELAPGVHPALQGKYFRIGHMGWVTENDAISTIASIERALKRLGEDIKLGEGVKATQLYLAK
- the bluB gene encoding 5,6-dimethylbenzimidazole synthase, which gives rise to MDLYEAIKKRRDVRSYCKGDPIPDEVLAKLLLSAHLGPSVGYSQPWNFIIIKDEKIKRRIKELVDKEREEFKNLLDESRKKIFDNIKIDAIMESPINLAVTCDFNRFGPHVLGRRTIPETCNYSTVLAIENLWLAATAEGIGVGWVSFFKKEDVKKILGIPDNVELIAYLTLCYVTKFPEVPELEEKGWNKRLPLEELVFENQWNNKPNERLLNVLRNAKI
- a CDS encoding ABC transporter ATP-binding protein, which translates into the protein MFKGVNITAFDKELITIVGPSGIGKSTLLRILGGFIQPKEGEVRLLGKKITKPTPKIALVHQSIATFPWMTALENVKLGLKYRKLSKEEEDKIARKMLEIVGLSGFENLYPKQLSGGMRQRIAIARALAAEPIVLLMDEPFSHLDELTAEGLRQEIYQMIFSPETNLRAAVLVSHNLNEVVELSDRIYVLNESPARVVGEIKVELERPRDPRDPKFAEYLDTLYKLLTPVSKKVKVNEDDKK
- a CDS encoding twin-arginine translocase TatA/TatE family subunit; this encodes MIKMAFTVTDTALLIVVAIILIFGASKLPDIFRNLGRATGEFKKGQLEAQMELAQLQQMQQPQQQQAREKELQSKIDELQKQLEELKKQQQSQNK
- the tatC gene encoding twin-arginine translocase subunit TatC → MSFQKPTTDKEAPLIEHLKELGIRIRNAIIYISIFFVIYFAFGISTTKIGSYTVPIIYPTIYHSIAIQFTDTFLEREKPVGLHLITLNPFDPLYASMYVSFLLALITTFPLVFREFWAFVAPGLYEHEKRTIRRVLLPATVLFLAGASFAYFIIIPFMMLFVYRLDLMLGVEPTLSLRSYVSTIVNLMIAVGGSFEFPLVMTSLTQLGLVKAKTWRDNWRWGVLVSFIIAWIVSPGTTGGLIETTIAVTLSTLYFVGVLVSSIIEKRRSNKEKELLVK
- a CDS encoding 3-isopropylmalate dehydratase small subunit, which encodes MIVEGKVLKFGDKIDTDIIIPARYLKYTDPQYLAQHAMEPLDPEFYKKASAGVILVAGKVFGMGSSREQAAIALKAAGVKAIIAESFARIFYRNAINNGLPAIVLPDATKLINQDDYVKVNVETGEIIVNNQKVYKGRGITGMPLKILESGGLLDYLKKVSVKG
- a CDS encoding 3-isopropylmalate dehydratase large subunit, with the protein product MPQTLTEKILSRAAGKSVSPGDVVEINVDIAAFHDLTGYHVIEVMEKAGMLKVFDKQKIVIAFDHLAPPPDVRSAEIQTQIRKFVKQLSIPNFHDINVGILHQILLEKYANPGYVIVAADSHTTTSGAVGAFAQGLGASDVAAAVITGKTWIMVPQPFKITLEGKPGKWINGKDVSLKILGDFKADYFNGMSIEVFVKEPSAFPMDFRATVSNMGIEMNADALMFVPDEETINYIKTNRGYEPPTIRPDEEAKYVDEYTIELNKLEPLVAAPHSVDNVKTVNEVEGLDVDQVYIGSCTNGRLSDFEMAAKILKGKRVKTRCIAIPASYDLFKKAMDLGYIEILVNAGCVVTYGTCGPCLGGHFGVAGPGETIVSTSSRNFKGRMGSNDSKVYLSGPAVAAATALEGKITDPRRFS